The proteins below are encoded in one region of Drosophila santomea strain STO CAGO 1482 chromosome 3R, Prin_Dsan_1.1, whole genome shotgun sequence:
- the LOC120451725 gene encoding sodium/potassium-transporting ATPase subunit alpha isoform X3, which produces MALRSDYEHGRADSYRVATVIATDDDNRTADGQYKSRRKMPAKVNKKENLDDLKQELDIDFHKISPEELYQRFQTHPENGLSHAKAKENLERDGPNALTPPKQTPEWVKFCKNLFGGFAMLLWIGAILCFVAYSIQASTSEEPADDNLYLGIVLSAVVIVTGIFSYYQESKSSKIMESFKNMVPQFATVIREGEKLTLRAEDLVLGDVVEVKFGDRIPADIRIIEARNFKVDNSSLTGESEPQSRGAEFTHENPLETKNLAFFSTNAVEGTAKGVVISCGDHTVMGRIAGLASGLDTGETPIAKEIHHFIHLITGVAVFLGVTFFVIAFILGYHWLDAVIFLIGIIVANVPEGLLATVTVCLTLTAKRMASKNCLVKNLEAVETLGSTSTICSDKTGTLTQNRMTVAHMWFDNQIIEADTTEDQSGVQYDRTSPGFKALSRIATLCNRAEFKGGQDGVPILKKEVSGDASEAALLKCMELALGDVMNIRKRNKKIAEVPFNSTNKYQVSIHETEDSNDPRYLLVMKGAPERILERCSTIFINGKEKVLDEEMKEAFNNAYMELGGLGERVLGFCDFMLPSDKYPNGFKFNTDDINFPIDNLRFVGLMSMIDPPRAAVPDAVAKCRSAGIKVIMVTGDHPITAKAIAKSVGIISEGNETVEDIAQRLNIPISEVNPREAKAAVVHGAELRDVSSDQLDEILRYHTEIVFARTSPQQKLIIVEGCQRMGAIVAVTGDGVNDSPALKKADIGVAMGIAGSDVSKQAADMILLDDNFASIVTGVEEGRLIFDNLKKSIAYTLTSNIPEISPFLAFILCDIPLPLGTVTILCIDLGTDMIPAISLAYEQAESDIMKRQPRDPYRDNLVNRRLISMAYGQIGMIQAAAGFFVYFVIMAENGFLPKKLFGIRKMWDSKAVNDLTDSYGQEWTYRDRKTLEYTCHTAFFISIVVVQWADLIICKTRRNSIFQQGMRNWALNFGLVFETVLAAFLSYCPGMEKGLRMYPLKLVWWFPAIPFALAIFIYDETRRFYLRRNPGGWLEQETYY; this is translated from the exons CATGGGAGGGCGGACTCTTATCGAGTCGCCACGGTTATAGCCACCGATGACGACAATCGCACAGCCGATGGCCAGTACAAG TCAAGACGCAAGATGCCGGCCAAAGTTAATAAAAAGGAGAATTTAGATGATCTCAAACAGGAGTTGGATATCGATTTTCATAAAATCTCTCCTGAGGAATTGTATCAGCGCTTTCAGACACATCCCGAAAAT GGTCTAAGTCACGCCAAGGCCAAGGAAAACTTGGAGCGCGATGGTCCTAATGCGCTGACGCCACCCAAGCAGACTCCCGAATGGGTTAAGTTCTGTAAGAACCTGTTCGGTGGCTTCGCCATGTTGCTGTGGATCGGTGCTATTCTCTGCTTTGTGGCCTATTCTATCCAGGCCAGCACCAGCGAGGAGCCGGCCGACGATAATTTGTATCTGGGTATTGTACTTTCCGCTGTCGTCATCGTGACGGGCATTTTTTCATATTATCAG GAATCGAAAAGTTCTAAGATCATGGAATCGTTCAAGAACATGGTACCCCAGTTCGCCACCGTCATCCGCGAGGGCGAGAAACTCACGCTGCGCGCTGAGGATCTCGTTCTGGGCGATGTCGTTGAGGTGAAGTTCGGCGACCGTATCCCCGCTGACATCCGCATCATCGAGGCGCGCAACTTTAAGGTGGACAACTCCTCGCTGACCGGCGAGTCGGAGCCGCAGTCCCGCGGTGCCGAGTTCACCCATGAGAATCCACTGGAGACCAAAAATCTGGCCTTCTTCTCCACCAACGCCGTCGAGGGCACTGCCAAGGGTGTGGTCATCAGCTGTGGCGATCACACCGTCATGGGCCGCATTGCTGGTCTCGCCTCCGGTCTAGACACTGGAGAGACGCCCATTGCCAAGGAGATCCACCATTTCATCCACCTTATTACCGGCGTGGCCGTGTTCCTGGGCGTCACCTTCTTCGTGATTGCCTTCATTTTGGGCTACCACTGGCTGGACGCTGTCATCTTTTTGATCGGAATCATCGTCGCCAACGTGCCCGAAGGTTTGCTGGCCACCGTCACTGTGTGCCTGACCCTTACCGCCAAGCGTATGGCCTCCAAGAACTGTCTGGTGAAGAATCTGGAGGCCGTGGAGACCCTGGGCTCCACATCGACCATCTGCTCCGATAAGACCGGCACCCTCACCCAGAACCGAATGACGGTCGCTCACATGTGGTTCGATAATCAGATCATCGAGGCCGACACAACTGAGGATCAGTCGGGTGTTCAATACGATAGAACCAGCCCTGGATTCAAGGCGCTCTCTCGCATTGCCACTCTCTGTAACCGTGCCGAGTTCAAGGGAGGCCAAGATGGTGTCCCCATCCTCAAGAAAGAAGTCAGTGGAGATGCCTCCGAGGCTGCTCTGCTCAAGTGCATGGAACTGGCTCTGGGCGATGTGATGAACATTCGCAAGCGTAATAAGAAGATTGCCGAGGTACCCTTCAACTCCACCAACAAATACCAAGTGTCCATCCACGAAACCGAGGATTCCAACGATCCGCGCTACTTGCTCGTAATGAAGGGTGCTCCCGAGCGTATCCTGGAGCGCTGCTCTACCATTTTCATCAACGGAAAGGAGAAGGTTCTGGACGAGGAGATGAAGGAGGCGTTCAACAATGCCTACATGGAACTCGGTGGACTGGGTGAGCGTGTGCTCGGCTTCTGTGACTTTATGCTGCCATCCGACAAGTATCCCAACGGCTTTAAGTTCAACACCGACGACATCAACTTCCCCATCGATAATCTGCGTTTCGTCGGCCTTATGTCCATGATTGATCCCCCCCGTGCTGCCGTGCCCGATGCCGTTGCCAAGTGCCGCTCGGCCGGTATCAAAGTCATCATGGTTACCGGCGATCACCCGATCACTGCCAAGGCCATCGCCAAGTCTGTCGGTATTATATCCGAGGGCAACGAGACCGTCGAGGACATTGCCCAGCGCCTGAACATCCCCATCTCTGAAGTGAATCCCCGCGAGGCCAAGGCCGCCGTCGTCCATGGCGCTGAGCTCCGTGATGTGTCCAGCGACCAGCTGGATGAGATCCTCCGCTACCACACCGAGATCGTCTTCGCCCGTACCTCGCCGCAGCAGAAACTCATTATTGTCGAGGGTTGCCAGCGCATGGGAGCTATTGTGGCCGTGACTGGTGATGGTGTCAACGATTCTCCCGCTCTAAAGAAGGCTGATATCGGTGTTGCCATGGGTATCGCCGGTTCCGATGTGTCCAAGCAG GCTGCTGACATGATTCTGCTGGACGACAACTTTGCCTCTATTGTGACTGGTGTGGAGGAGGGTCGCCTGATCTTTGATAACCTGAAAAAGTCCATCGCCTACACCCTGACCTCCAATATTCCCGAAATCTCGCCCTTCCTGGCCTTCATCCTCTGCGACATACCACTGCCACTGGGAACCGTGACAATTCTGTGCATCGATCTGGGCACTGACATG ATTCCGGCCATTTCACTCGCTTACGAGCAAGCCGAGAGCGATATTATGAAGCGTCAGCCGAGAGATCCGTATCGCGACAACTTGGTGAACCGCAG GTTGATTTCGATGGCCTATGGACAAATCGGCATGATCCAGGCCGCCGCCGGCTTCTTTGTATACTTCGTCATCATGGCTGAGAACGGCTTCTTGCCCAAGAAACTGTTCGGCATTCGTAAGATGTGGGACTCGAAGGCTGTCAACGATCTTACTGACTCCTATGGTCAAGAATGG ACCTACCGTGACCGCAAGACCTTGGAGTACACCTGCCACACGGCCTTCTTCATCTCGATCGTGGTTGTGCAATGGGCCGATCTGATCATCTGCAAGACGCGACGTAACTCGATCTTCCAGCAGGGCATGCGTAACTGGGCTTTGAACTTTGGCCTCGTCTTTGAAACCGTGCTGGCCGCGTTCCTCTCGTACTGCCCGGGCATGGAGAAGGGTCTGCGCATGTACCCCCTGAA ACTCGTCTGGTGGTTCCCGGCTATTCCATTTGCGCTGGCCATCTTCATCTATGACGAGACCCGTCGCTTTTACTTGCGCCGCAACCCCGGAGGCTGGTTGGAGCAGGAGACCTACTATTAA
- the LOC120451725 gene encoding sodium/potassium-transporting ATPase subunit alpha isoform X1 → MPAKVNKKENLDDLKQELDIDFHKISPEELYQRFQTHPENGLSHAKAKENLERDGPNALTPPKQTPEWVKFCKNLFGGFAMLLWIGAILCFVAYSIQASTSEEPADDNLYLGIVLSAVVIVTGIFSYYQESKSSKIMESFKNMVPQFATVIREGEKLTLRAEDLVLGDVVEVKFGDRIPADIRIIEARNFKVDNSSLTGESEPQSRGAEFTHENPLETKNLAFFSTNAVEGTAKGVVISCGDHTVMGRIAGLASGLDTGETPIAKEIHHFIHLITGVAVFLGVTFFVIAFILGYHWLDAVIFLIGIIVANVPEGLLATVTVCLTLTAKRMASKNCLVKNLEAVETLGSTSTICSDKTGTLTQNRMTVAHMWFDNQIIEADTTEDQSGVQYDRTSPGFKALSRIATLCNRAEFKGGQDGVPILKKEVSGDASEAALLKCMELALGDVMNIRKRNKKIAEVPFNSTNKYQVSIHETEDSNDPRYLLVMKGAPERILERCSTIFINGKEKVLDEEMKEAFNNAYMELGGLGERVLGFCDFMLPSDKYPNGFKFNTDDINFPIDNLRFVGLMSMIDPPRAAVPDAVAKCRSAGIKVIMVTGDHPITAKAIAKSVGIISEGNETVEDIAQRLNIPISEVNPREAKAAVVHGAELRDVSSDQLDEILRYHTEIVFARTSPQQKLIIVEGCQRMGAIVAVTGDGVNDSPALKKADIGVAMGIAGSDVSKQAADMILLDDNFASIVTGVEEGRLIFDNLKKSIAYTLTSNIPEISPFLAFILCDIPLPLGTVTILCIDLGTDMVPAISLAYEHAEADIMKRPPRDPFNDKLVNSRLISMAYGQIGMIQAAAGFFVYFVIMAENGFLPKKLFGIRKMWDSKAVNDLTDSYGQEWTYRDRKTLEYTCHTAFFISIVVVQWADLIICKTRRNSIFQQGMRNWALNFGLVFETVLAAFLSYCPGMEKGLRMYPLKLVWWFPAIPFALAIFIYDETRRFYLRRNPGGWLEQETYY, encoded by the exons ATGCCGGCCAAAGTTAATAAAAAGGAGAATTTAGATGATCTCAAACAGGAGTTGGATATCGATTTTCATAAAATCTCTCCTGAGGAATTGTATCAGCGCTTTCAGACACATCCCGAAAAT GGTCTAAGTCACGCCAAGGCCAAGGAAAACTTGGAGCGCGATGGTCCTAATGCGCTGACGCCACCCAAGCAGACTCCCGAATGGGTTAAGTTCTGTAAGAACCTGTTCGGTGGCTTCGCCATGTTGCTGTGGATCGGTGCTATTCTCTGCTTTGTGGCCTATTCTATCCAGGCCAGCACCAGCGAGGAGCCGGCCGACGATAATTTGTATCTGGGTATTGTACTTTCCGCTGTCGTCATCGTGACGGGCATTTTTTCATATTATCAG GAATCGAAAAGTTCTAAGATCATGGAATCGTTCAAGAACATGGTACCCCAGTTCGCCACCGTCATCCGCGAGGGCGAGAAACTCACGCTGCGCGCTGAGGATCTCGTTCTGGGCGATGTCGTTGAGGTGAAGTTCGGCGACCGTATCCCCGCTGACATCCGCATCATCGAGGCGCGCAACTTTAAGGTGGACAACTCCTCGCTGACCGGCGAGTCGGAGCCGCAGTCCCGCGGTGCCGAGTTCACCCATGAGAATCCACTGGAGACCAAAAATCTGGCCTTCTTCTCCACCAACGCCGTCGAGGGCACTGCCAAGGGTGTGGTCATCAGCTGTGGCGATCACACCGTCATGGGCCGCATTGCTGGTCTCGCCTCCGGTCTAGACACTGGAGAGACGCCCATTGCCAAGGAGATCCACCATTTCATCCACCTTATTACCGGCGTGGCCGTGTTCCTGGGCGTCACCTTCTTCGTGATTGCCTTCATTTTGGGCTACCACTGGCTGGACGCTGTCATCTTTTTGATCGGAATCATCGTCGCCAACGTGCCCGAAGGTTTGCTGGCCACCGTCACTGTGTGCCTGACCCTTACCGCCAAGCGTATGGCCTCCAAGAACTGTCTGGTGAAGAATCTGGAGGCCGTGGAGACCCTGGGCTCCACATCGACCATCTGCTCCGATAAGACCGGCACCCTCACCCAGAACCGAATGACGGTCGCTCACATGTGGTTCGATAATCAGATCATCGAGGCCGACACAACTGAGGATCAGTCGGGTGTTCAATACGATAGAACCAGCCCTGGATTCAAGGCGCTCTCTCGCATTGCCACTCTCTGTAACCGTGCCGAGTTCAAGGGAGGCCAAGATGGTGTCCCCATCCTCAAGAAAGAAGTCAGTGGAGATGCCTCCGAGGCTGCTCTGCTCAAGTGCATGGAACTGGCTCTGGGCGATGTGATGAACATTCGCAAGCGTAATAAGAAGATTGCCGAGGTACCCTTCAACTCCACCAACAAATACCAAGTGTCCATCCACGAAACCGAGGATTCCAACGATCCGCGCTACTTGCTCGTAATGAAGGGTGCTCCCGAGCGTATCCTGGAGCGCTGCTCTACCATTTTCATCAACGGAAAGGAGAAGGTTCTGGACGAGGAGATGAAGGAGGCGTTCAACAATGCCTACATGGAACTCGGTGGACTGGGTGAGCGTGTGCTCGGCTTCTGTGACTTTATGCTGCCATCCGACAAGTATCCCAACGGCTTTAAGTTCAACACCGACGACATCAACTTCCCCATCGATAATCTGCGTTTCGTCGGCCTTATGTCCATGATTGATCCCCCCCGTGCTGCCGTGCCCGATGCCGTTGCCAAGTGCCGCTCGGCCGGTATCAAAGTCATCATGGTTACCGGCGATCACCCGATCACTGCCAAGGCCATCGCCAAGTCTGTCGGTATTATATCCGAGGGCAACGAGACCGTCGAGGACATTGCCCAGCGCCTGAACATCCCCATCTCTGAAGTGAATCCCCGCGAGGCCAAGGCCGCCGTCGTCCATGGCGCTGAGCTCCGTGATGTGTCCAGCGACCAGCTGGATGAGATCCTCCGCTACCACACCGAGATCGTCTTCGCCCGTACCTCGCCGCAGCAGAAACTCATTATTGTCGAGGGTTGCCAGCGCATGGGAGCTATTGTGGCCGTGACTGGTGATGGTGTCAACGATTCTCCCGCTCTAAAGAAGGCTGATATCGGTGTTGCCATGGGTATCGCCGGTTCCGATGTGTCCAAGCAG GCTGCTGACATGATTCTGCTGGACGACAACTTTGCCTCTATTGTGACTGGTGTGGAGGAGGGTCGCCTGATCTTTGATAACCTGAAAAAGTCCATCGCCTACACCCTGACCTCCAATATTCCCGAAATCTCGCCCTTCCTGGCCTTCATCCTCTGCGACATACCACTGCCACTGGGAACCGTGACAATTCTGTGCATCGATCTGGGCACTGACATG GTGCCAGCCATTTCATTGGCCTACGAACATGCCGAAGCCGATATTATGAAGCGTCCGCCACGTGACCCCTTCAACGATAAATTAGTGAACTCAAG GTTGATTTCGATGGCCTATGGACAAATCGGCATGATCCAGGCCGCCGCCGGCTTCTTTGTATACTTCGTCATCATGGCTGAGAACGGCTTCTTGCCCAAGAAACTGTTCGGCATTCGTAAGATGTGGGACTCGAAGGCTGTCAACGATCTTACTGACTCCTATGGTCAAGAATGG ACCTACCGTGACCGCAAGACCTTGGAGTACACCTGCCACACGGCCTTCTTCATCTCGATCGTGGTTGTGCAATGGGCCGATCTGATCATCTGCAAGACGCGACGTAACTCGATCTTCCAGCAGGGCATGCGTAACTGGGCTTTGAACTTTGGCCTCGTCTTTGAAACCGTGCTGGCCGCGTTCCTCTCGTACTGCCCGGGCATGGAGAAGGGTCTGCGCATGTACCCCCTGAA ACTCGTCTGGTGGTTCCCGGCTATTCCATTTGCGCTGGCCATCTTCATCTATGACGAGACCCGTCGCTTTTACTTGCGCCGCAACCCCGGAGGCTGGTTGGAGCAGGAGACCTACTATTAA